The proteins below come from a single Garra rufa chromosome 3, GarRuf1.0, whole genome shotgun sequence genomic window:
- the LOC141331906 gene encoding methylthioribulose-1-phosphate dehydratase-like codes for MSSIVSTVHTECNGKETGDKEHPRVLIPELCRLFYQLGWVTGTGGGISLRHGEHIYIAPSGVQKERIQPEDMFVCDIDEKDISCPPPQKNLKKSQCTPLFMNAYTMRGAQAVIHTHSKSAVMATLLFPGKEFRITHQEMIKGIRKGNSGTNYRYDDTLVVPVIENTPEEKDLKERMARAMEMYPDSCAVLVRRHGVYVWGETWEKAKTMCECYDYLFDIAVQMKQSGLDPSALPTEEKGIV; via the exons ATGTCGTCGATCGTGAGCACTGTACACACGGAGTGCAACGGAAAGGAAACTGGG GATAAGGAACATCCTCGTGTGCTGATCCCAGAGCTCTGCAGACTCTTCTATCAGTTGGGCTGGGTGACAGGAACCGGGGGAGGAATAAGCCTGCGGCATGG TGAGCACATTTATATAGCTCCCTCAGGTGTTCAGAAGGAGAGAATACaa CCAGAGGACATGTTTGTGTGTGACATTGATGAGAAGGACATCAGTTGTCCACCTCCACAGAAGAACCTGAAGAAAAGCCAATGCACGCCCCTCTTCATGAACGCCTACACAATGAGAG gagcTCAGGCAGTTATCCATACACACTCGAAGTCTGCTGTCATGGCAACTCTCTTGTTTCCTGGCAAGGAATTCCGCATCACGCATCAAGAGATGATCAAGGGGATTCGAAAAGGAAACTCTGGTACAAACTACAG GTATGATGACACTCTAGTTGTTCCAGTTATTGAGAACACACCAGAGGAAAAAGACTTGAAAGAGCGCATGGCTCGAGCCATGGAGATGTACCCCGACTCCTGCGCTGTTCTCGTCCGCAGACATGGGGTCTACGTGTGGGGAGAGACCTGGGAGAAAGCAAAAACAAT GTGTGAATGTTATGACTACTTATTTGACATAGCTGTGCAGATGAAACAAAGCGGCCTGGACCCTTCTGCTCTTCCCACTGAAGAAAAAGGCATTGTTTGA